Proteins encoded by one window of Perca fluviatilis chromosome 13, GENO_Pfluv_1.0, whole genome shotgun sequence:
- the LOC120571750 gene encoding schlafen-like protein 1: MKGKISGKRCDVSSQNQASSLLIPQSYPSNVPTGAGAAIASPAKKRKRNQRNHFRRRRVSNAGKHRWAVGGSKWVHKQSSSGHSAAVPQPQRPTVQYHTDEGLDTPAQHIPRVREQDISSCQWLRNGAHIGNETRNIEFKLGRGNYMEKNFSKQVLKYGCAFLNSGGGSLLVGVQDNGVVCGVFFDHKKEDQTRLQVDEKIKQFNPPLFPHNYSLRFLPVRTPGEREHHLKVLCLTFRAPSAFAEPTLYQVGKGQVYMRRDGSVQGPLGVSVILEWSRQMWAGKVKQLEQHVCEATSEKWFLAGQLHTLRQTIGPLQQIAASLTQSASARRRKRHRRSSLRRNRRSNLTSQRSSASCENSRSQASSQLDLALVSTPPPELSHT, encoded by the exons ATGAAGGGGAAAATCTCAGGTAAAAGGTGTGATGTATCATCCCAAAATCAGGCATCTTCATTACTGATTCCACAATCATACCCATCTAACGTCCCCACCGGCGCTGGCGCAGCAATCGCCAGCCCGGCTAAGAAACGTAAACGGAATCAACGCAACCATTTCCGGAGACGTAGAGTTAGTAACGCAGGCAAACACAGATGGGCTGTAGGGGGCTCCAAATGGGTACACAAGCAGAGTAGCTCGGGGCATTCAGCCGCCGTCCCTCAGCCACAGAGACCCACTGTCCAGTACCACACTGATGAAGGCCTGGACACACCAGCGCAG CATATTCCCAGGGTTAGGGAACAGGACATCAGCAGCTGCCAGTGGCTCCGAAACGGAGCTCACATTGGCAATGAGACTCGCAACATCGAGTTCAAACTAGGCAGAG GAAATTATATGGAGAAGAATTTCAGCAAACAGGTTTTGAAGTACGGCTGTGCCTTCTTGAACAGCGGGGGAGGGAGTCTGCTGGTCGGGGTGCAGGACAACGGAGTGGTCTGCGGTGTGTTCTTCGACCATAAGAAGGAGGACCAGACCCGCCTGCAGGTTGACGAAAAGATCAAGCAATTCAACCCTCCGCTCTTTCCCCACAACTACAGCCTGCGCTTCCTGCCTGTGAGAACGCCTGGCGAGCGAGAACATCACCTCAAGGTGCTGTGCCTCACCTTCCGAGCGCCTTCGGCCTTCGCCGAGCCAACCCTCTATCAGGTTGGCAAGGGCCAGGTGTACATGAGGCGGGATGGGAGTGTGCAGGGGCCCTTGGGTGTCTCCGTCATCCTGGAGTGGTCCAGACAG ATGTGGGCGGGTAAGGTGAAGCAGCTGGAGCAGCATGTGTGCGAAGCGACGTCTGAGAAGTGGTTCTTAGCTGGGCAGCTCCACACTTTACGCCAGACTATCGGCCCGCTGCAGCAGATCGCAGCATCACTAACGCAGAGCGCTTCAGCCAGGCGGCGGAAACGGCACAGAAGGAGTAGTCTGAGGCGGAACCGGAGATCAAACCTCACCAGCCAGCGCTCCTCTGCCTCCTGTGAGAACTCCAGAAGCCAGGCCAGCTCACAGCTGGATCTGGCTCTGGTGTCCACGCCGCCTCCAGAACTGAGCCACACGTGA